A single genomic interval of Macadamia integrifolia cultivar HAES 741 chromosome 6, SCU_Mint_v3, whole genome shotgun sequence harbors:
- the LOC122081244 gene encoding bifunctional UDP-glucose 4-epimerase and UDP-xylose 4-epimerase 1: protein MASTDQTILVTGGAGFIGTHTVVQLLNQGFRVSVIDNLDNSVEEAVHRVRDLVGPNLSKKLEFHLGDLRNKEDLEKLFSQTKFDAVIHFAGLKAVGESVAHPFRYFDNNLIGTINLYEIMAKYGCKQMVFSSSATVYGQPEKIPCVEDFNLVAMNPYGRTKLFLEEIARDIHKADPEWRIILLRYFNPVGAHESGKLGEDPKGIPNNLMPYIQQVAVGRLPELNVYGHDYPTKDGSAVRDYIHVMDLADGHIAALRKLFTTEKIGCVAYNLGTGQGTSVLEMVTAFEKASGKKIPIKLCPRRPGDATVVYASTEKAERELGWKAKYGVDDMCRDQWNWARNNPWGYQSKP from the exons atgGCTTCCACCGATCAAACCATACTCGTCACCGGAGGTGCTGGTTTTATAGGCACTCACACTGTTGTTCAACTCCTTAATCAAGGATTCAGGGTCTCCGTAATCGATAATCTCGACAATTCTGTGGAAGAAGCAGTTCACAGGGTTAGGGATTTGGTGGGTCCCAATTTGTCGAAGAAACTCGAATTCCATTTG GGTGACCTAAGGAATAAGGAGGATTTAGAGAAGCTTTTCTCTCAAACAAA ATTTGATGCTGTGATACATTTTGCTGGGTTGAAGGCCGTTGGGGAGAGTGTCGCTCATCCTTTTCGTTACTTTGATAACAACTTGATTGGCACAATTAATCTATATGAAATCATGGCCAAATATGGCTGTAAACAG ATGGTCTTCTCATCATCTGCAACTGTATATGGCCAACCTGAAAAGATTCCATGCGTTGAGGACTTCAATCTAGTGGCTATGAATCCATATGGGCGGACTAAG CTGTTTCTTGAAGAAATTGCAAGAGATATTCATAAGGCAGATCCAGAGTGGAGAATTATATTATTAAGGTACTTCAATCCTGTTGGAGCTCATGAGAGCGGTAAACTTGGTGAAGATCCAAAGGGCATCCCAAATAATCTCATGCCTTACATCCAACAAGTAGCCGTTGGCAGGTTGCCTGAGCTGAATGTATATGGTCATGACTATCCCACGAAAGATGGTAGTGCA GTTAGGGATTACATCCATGTCATGGACTTGGCTGATGGTCACATAGCTGCCTTGCGGAAGCTTTTTACAACGGAAAAAATAG GTTGTGTTGCTTACAACTTGGGAACTGGGCAAGGCACTTCTGTGCTTGAAATGGTAACTGCATTTGAGAAGGCATCTGGCAAA AAAATCCCCATCAAATTATGCCCTAGGAGGCCAGGAGATGCAACAGTGGTTTATGCCTCTACAGAAAAGGCTGAAAGGGAACTTGGCTGGAA GGCCAAATATGGTGTAGATGACATGTGCAGAGATCAATGGAACTGGGCAAGAAATAATCCATGGGGTTATCAGTCCAAGCCTTGA
- the LOC122081242 gene encoding uncharacterized protein LOC122081242 isoform X2 encodes MEEIRKEDADVDMMKEVAVVSSSSVSESRGDTICPKLGSVQGRSTGPIRRSTKEGWTEKDDEILTKAVEYFKGKNWKGIAEFFPGRTDVQCLHRWQKVLNPELVKGPWTKEEDDCIIELVERYGCKKWAVIAKSLPGRIGKQCRERWHNHLNPAIKKDAWTKEEDLALIHAHQIYGNKWAEIARFLPGRADNSIKNHWNCSVKKKLDSYLVSGSAGDPRLITFPDFDIHETKAGYLRDETVRPSPDILVSLEQKMDLEGGVETYFQGSVLGIVKGAQRQLQLQLVENSPVETCRSPKEGLHGPRKPESVIICDDKDATANCPTSGQCEGIADIPDGSHHNSSIQSELSCSNSSGFSEKLHSNSFASPYHLGHATLPVSSLNVKFDITRGTRRNSFPSEMVLPVLAKRSLKSPRLPQCCGVPLNGLVSEDSRFNDEANNKFSSMPTCEFGGYNYDEGGKKNKVPGTFLHLEDVNFGRLYYEPPRLMDLTMALANGTVSGTDNFPEMTHSPFCCSTPPGHVQGNSVSCSSPESMLRNASKNFRGTPSIIRKRGRETSRQEGNANYSNGICSPELRTDSSNDTLGSKHSHSCEHDGQDSLNSTDVQNTTWLFLSPQNSLKSGVSVSLNSVEKCLADAFDMEWDHAKTTCSNPACASDPCTANRSTEAMLTSSDNLLEPRQAASEGLS; translated from the exons ATGGAAGAAATCAGGAAAGAAGATGCTGATGTGGACATGATGAAGGAAGTTGCAGTCGTGTCGAGCTCTTCAGTTTCCGAAAGCAGAGGCGACACCATTTGTCCCAAGCTAGGTTCTGTCCAGGG GAGGTCAACAGGTCCTATCAGACGTTCAACAAAGGAAGGCTGGACAGAGAAAGAC GATGAAATTTTGACCAAGGCAGTCGAATATTTCAAGGGGAAAAATTGGAAGGGAATAG CTGAATTTTTTCCGGGACGGACAGATGTTCAATGCCTCCATCGCTGGCAGAAGGTTCTTAATCCAGAACTCGTTAAAGGACCTTGGACCAAGGAG GAAGACGATTGTATCATTGAGTTAGTTGAAAGATATGGCTGTAAGAAGTGGGCTGTTATTGCAAAATCCTTACCCGGACGCATAGGGAAGCAATGCCGAGAAAG ATGGCACAATCATTTGAACCCAGCTATAAAGAAAGATGCATGGACCAAGGAGGAGGATTTGGCTCTTATACATGCCCACCAAATATATGGAAACAAATGGGCAGAAATAGCGAGGTTTCTACCTGGAAG GGCAGACAACTCAATAAAGAATCACTGGAACTGTTCCGTTAAGAAGAAGCTGGATTCATATTTAGTTTCTGGGTCCGCAGGAGATCCACGTCTAATCACTTTTCCAGATTTTGACATTCATGAAACTAAAGCAGGATATTTAAGGGATGAAACAGTGAGACCAAGCCCTGACATATTAGTGTCTCTTGAACAGAAAATGGACTTGGAGGGTGGTGTTGAGACCTATTTTCAGGGCTCAGTTCTTGGAATTGTGAAAGGAGCTCAGAGACAGCTACAACTACAGCTTGTCGAGAATTCTCCAGTAGAAACTTGTAGATCTCCAAAAGAAGGATTGCATGGCCCGAGGAAACCAGAATCTGTGATCATATGTGATGATAAGGATGCCACTGCAAATTGCCCAACCAGTGGACAGTGTGAAGGCATTGCTGACATCCCAGATGGTTCACATCATAATAGTTCTATTCAATCTGAACTGTCATGTAGCAACTCGTCAGGTTTTTCTGAGAAGTTGCATTCAAATAGTTTTGCATCTCCTTATCATCTGGGACATGCTACTTTACCAGTTTCTTCTTTGAATGTTAAATTTGATATTACTAGAGGTACTAGAAGAAATAGTTTTCCTTCTGAGATGGTTCTTCCTGTCCTTGCTAAGAGGTCACTTAAATCTCCTAGACTGCCACAATGCTGTGGAGTTCCCTTGAATGGATTGGTTTCGGAAGATTCTAGGTTCAATGATGAAGCTAACAATAAGTTCTCAAGTATGCCAACTTGTGAATTTGGTGGCTACAATTATGATGAAGGTggtaaaaaaaacaaagttcCAGGCACATTTCTACATCTTGAGGACGTAAATTTTGGTCGCTTGTATTATGAGCCTCCCCGGCTGATGGATTTGACTATGGCCTTGGCAAATGGTACAGTTTCAGGTACAGACAACTTTCCCGAAATGACGCACAGTCCATTTTGTTGTTCTACTCCACCTGGTCATGTGCAAGGTAACTCTGTAAGTTGTAGCAGTCCAGAGTCTATGTTGAGGAATGCGTCGAAGAATTTTAGGGGTACCCCATCTATCATTAGAAAGCGAGGGCGTGAGACTTCCAGACAAGAAGGCAATGCAAATTATTCCAACGGTATATGTTCACCAGAATTGAGAACCGATAGTTCCAATGACACACTGGGGTCAAAGCATTCACATTCGTGTGAACATGATGGCCAAGACAGTCTCAATAGCACAGATGTACAAAATACAACATGGCTTTTCCTCTCTCCCCAGAATTCTCTAAAATCCGGCGTATCTGTTTCTCTAAACTCTGTTGAAAAATGCCTGGCTGATGCATTTGATATGGAATGGGATCATGCCAAAACCACATGCAGCAACCCAGCTTGTGCAAGTGATCCTTGTACTGCCAATCGCAGTACTGAGGCAATGTTGACATCTTCGGACAACTTACTGGAACCTAGGCAAGCGGCATCAGAAGGTCTTTCGTGA
- the LOC122081242 gene encoding uncharacterized protein LOC122081242 isoform X1, producing the protein MEEIRKEDADVDMMKEVAVVSSSSVSESRGDTICPKLGSVQGRSTGPIRRSTKEGWTEKDDEILTKAVEYFKGKNWKGIGAHSVISEFFPGRTDVQCLHRWQKVLNPELVKGPWTKEEDDCIIELVERYGCKKWAVIAKSLPGRIGKQCRERWHNHLNPAIKKDAWTKEEDLALIHAHQIYGNKWAEIARFLPGRADNSIKNHWNCSVKKKLDSYLVSGSAGDPRLITFPDFDIHETKAGYLRDETVRPSPDILVSLEQKMDLEGGVETYFQGSVLGIVKGAQRQLQLQLVENSPVETCRSPKEGLHGPRKPESVIICDDKDATANCPTSGQCEGIADIPDGSHHNSSIQSELSCSNSSGFSEKLHSNSFASPYHLGHATLPVSSLNVKFDITRGTRRNSFPSEMVLPVLAKRSLKSPRLPQCCGVPLNGLVSEDSRFNDEANNKFSSMPTCEFGGYNYDEGGKKNKVPGTFLHLEDVNFGRLYYEPPRLMDLTMALANGTVSGTDNFPEMTHSPFCCSTPPGHVQGNSVSCSSPESMLRNASKNFRGTPSIIRKRGRETSRQEGNANYSNGICSPELRTDSSNDTLGSKHSHSCEHDGQDSLNSTDVQNTTWLFLSPQNSLKSGVSVSLNSVEKCLADAFDMEWDHAKTTCSNPACASDPCTANRSTEAMLTSSDNLLEPRQAASEGLS; encoded by the exons ATGGAAGAAATCAGGAAAGAAGATGCTGATGTGGACATGATGAAGGAAGTTGCAGTCGTGTCGAGCTCTTCAGTTTCCGAAAGCAGAGGCGACACCATTTGTCCCAAGCTAGGTTCTGTCCAGGG GAGGTCAACAGGTCCTATCAGACGTTCAACAAAGGAAGGCTGGACAGAGAAAGAC GATGAAATTTTGACCAAGGCAGTCGAATATTTCAAGGGGAAAAATTGGAAGGGAATAGGTGCGCATTCTGTtatat CTGAATTTTTTCCGGGACGGACAGATGTTCAATGCCTCCATCGCTGGCAGAAGGTTCTTAATCCAGAACTCGTTAAAGGACCTTGGACCAAGGAG GAAGACGATTGTATCATTGAGTTAGTTGAAAGATATGGCTGTAAGAAGTGGGCTGTTATTGCAAAATCCTTACCCGGACGCATAGGGAAGCAATGCCGAGAAAG ATGGCACAATCATTTGAACCCAGCTATAAAGAAAGATGCATGGACCAAGGAGGAGGATTTGGCTCTTATACATGCCCACCAAATATATGGAAACAAATGGGCAGAAATAGCGAGGTTTCTACCTGGAAG GGCAGACAACTCAATAAAGAATCACTGGAACTGTTCCGTTAAGAAGAAGCTGGATTCATATTTAGTTTCTGGGTCCGCAGGAGATCCACGTCTAATCACTTTTCCAGATTTTGACATTCATGAAACTAAAGCAGGATATTTAAGGGATGAAACAGTGAGACCAAGCCCTGACATATTAGTGTCTCTTGAACAGAAAATGGACTTGGAGGGTGGTGTTGAGACCTATTTTCAGGGCTCAGTTCTTGGAATTGTGAAAGGAGCTCAGAGACAGCTACAACTACAGCTTGTCGAGAATTCTCCAGTAGAAACTTGTAGATCTCCAAAAGAAGGATTGCATGGCCCGAGGAAACCAGAATCTGTGATCATATGTGATGATAAGGATGCCACTGCAAATTGCCCAACCAGTGGACAGTGTGAAGGCATTGCTGACATCCCAGATGGTTCACATCATAATAGTTCTATTCAATCTGAACTGTCATGTAGCAACTCGTCAGGTTTTTCTGAGAAGTTGCATTCAAATAGTTTTGCATCTCCTTATCATCTGGGACATGCTACTTTACCAGTTTCTTCTTTGAATGTTAAATTTGATATTACTAGAGGTACTAGAAGAAATAGTTTTCCTTCTGAGATGGTTCTTCCTGTCCTTGCTAAGAGGTCACTTAAATCTCCTAGACTGCCACAATGCTGTGGAGTTCCCTTGAATGGATTGGTTTCGGAAGATTCTAGGTTCAATGATGAAGCTAACAATAAGTTCTCAAGTATGCCAACTTGTGAATTTGGTGGCTACAATTATGATGAAGGTggtaaaaaaaacaaagttcCAGGCACATTTCTACATCTTGAGGACGTAAATTTTGGTCGCTTGTATTATGAGCCTCCCCGGCTGATGGATTTGACTATGGCCTTGGCAAATGGTACAGTTTCAGGTACAGACAACTTTCCCGAAATGACGCACAGTCCATTTTGTTGTTCTACTCCACCTGGTCATGTGCAAGGTAACTCTGTAAGTTGTAGCAGTCCAGAGTCTATGTTGAGGAATGCGTCGAAGAATTTTAGGGGTACCCCATCTATCATTAGAAAGCGAGGGCGTGAGACTTCCAGACAAGAAGGCAATGCAAATTATTCCAACGGTATATGTTCACCAGAATTGAGAACCGATAGTTCCAATGACACACTGGGGTCAAAGCATTCACATTCGTGTGAACATGATGGCCAAGACAGTCTCAATAGCACAGATGTACAAAATACAACATGGCTTTTCCTCTCTCCCCAGAATTCTCTAAAATCCGGCGTATCTGTTTCTCTAAACTCTGTTGAAAAATGCCTGGCTGATGCATTTGATATGGAATGGGATCATGCCAAAACCACATGCAGCAACCCAGCTTGTGCAAGTGATCCTTGTACTGCCAATCGCAGTACTGAGGCAATGTTGACATCTTCGGACAACTTACTGGAACCTAGGCAAGCGGCATCAGAAGGTCTTTCGTGA